From the Halorubellus sp. JP-L1 genome, one window contains:
- a CDS encoding archaea-specific SMC-related protein — translation MAQATRERQSVQLTVRNIGGISDTSVEFEPGVNVLSGRNATNRTSLLRSIMTVLGSDDASLKSDAEEGFVELQFDDETYTRRFTRENGTVTSDGEPYLDDPELGDLYAFLLATNESRQAVLTDQNLRDLIMRPVDTAAIKSEIDTLEQEKSRIDDELDELSQLEQRLPALEDDRADLSTRIEEKEAALEAKREEIETADASVDESREEERELDERMSELGDVRSEIDSVRQELRAQRESLETLRAEREELERDAEELPDAPAGEIEEINRKIDDLRDRKQSIQSEMNTLQRIIQFNEDNLEGTSSDILDALTEDGGHDHERDVTEQLVDDSETVVCWTCGHGVEQEAIEETLEELRELRTSKLSESRDLDEQIDDLKEERITYEEKERQRNQVQDRLERTASQIEEREGRIDDLEDRRDSLEAEIDDIEAEIDELQTQQDETILSLHKEANQLEVDLNRLETEREEVSREIEDIETTLEERAELEQRREELTEELEDLRTRIDQIEAEAVESFNDQMEAVLDALAYDNIARIWIERTVQEVKKGRRKVSENQFTLHIVRESESGAAYEDELRHLSESEREVTGLVFALAGYLVHDVHEEVPFMLLDSLEAIDSDRIARLVEHFEPYPQYLVAALLPEDAAATSDSYNLLTEI, via the coding sequence ATGGCTCAGGCGACTCGAGAACGACAGTCGGTCCAGCTTACCGTCCGAAACATCGGTGGGATCTCGGACACGTCAGTGGAATTCGAACCGGGAGTGAACGTTCTATCCGGACGAAACGCGACGAACCGAACGTCGCTCTTGCGCTCGATCATGACCGTCCTGGGGAGCGACGACGCGTCCCTGAAGAGCGACGCCGAAGAGGGATTCGTCGAGTTGCAGTTCGACGACGAGACGTACACGCGTCGATTCACCCGAGAGAACGGGACGGTCACCAGCGACGGGGAGCCGTACCTCGACGACCCGGAACTGGGAGACCTCTACGCGTTCCTGCTCGCGACGAACGAATCCCGGCAGGCAGTGCTCACGGACCAGAACCTCCGTGACCTCATCATGCGACCGGTCGACACCGCGGCAATCAAATCCGAGATCGATACCCTCGAGCAAGAAAAGTCCCGCATCGACGACGAACTGGACGAACTCTCCCAACTCGAGCAACGGCTCCCCGCTCTCGAAGACGACCGGGCGGATCTCTCGACCAGGATCGAGGAGAAAGAGGCCGCCCTGGAGGCGAAGCGAGAAGAGATCGAGACGGCCGACGCATCGGTCGACGAATCACGAGAGGAGGAACGAGAGCTCGACGAACGGATGTCGGAGCTGGGTGACGTTCGATCCGAGATCGACAGCGTTCGACAGGAGTTACGCGCGCAACGAGAGAGCCTCGAGACGTTGCGGGCCGAACGCGAGGAGTTGGAACGCGACGCCGAAGAGCTCCCGGACGCGCCCGCGGGCGAGATCGAGGAGATCAACCGGAAGATCGACGACCTCCGCGATCGGAAGCAGTCGATCCAGTCGGAGATGAACACCCTCCAGCGAATCATCCAGTTCAACGAGGACAATCTGGAGGGCACCAGCTCGGACATCCTGGACGCACTGACCGAGGACGGCGGCCACGACCACGAACGGGACGTCACGGAACAGCTCGTCGACGACTCGGAGACCGTCGTTTGCTGGACGTGTGGCCACGGCGTCGAACAGGAAGCCATCGAGGAGACGCTCGAGGAACTGCGTGAGCTCCGAACGTCGAAACTGAGCGAGAGCCGCGACCTCGACGAGCAGATCGACGACCTGAAAGAGGAACGGATCACCTACGAGGAGAAGGAACGGCAGCGGAATCAAGTGCAGGACCGACTCGAGCGCACGGCGTCACAGATCGAGGAGCGCGAGGGTCGCATCGACGACCTCGAGGACCGACGTGACTCCCTCGAAGCAGAGATCGACGACATCGAGGCGGAGATCGACGAACTACAGACCCAGCAGGACGAGACGATCCTCTCGCTCCACAAGGAAGCGAACCAGCTGGAGGTCGACCTCAACCGACTGGAGACCGAGAGAGAGGAAGTCAGCCGAGAGATCGAGGACATCGAAACGACGCTCGAAGAGCGTGCGGAACTGGAACAGCGTCGAGAAGAGCTCACCGAAGAACTGGAGGATCTACGGACCCGAATCGACCAGATCGAGGCGGAAGCCGTCGAGTCGTTCAACGACCAGATGGAAGCAGTCCTCGATGCGCTGGCGTACGACAATATCGCCCGCATCTGGATCGAGCGGACGGTCCAGGAGGTCAAGAAGGGTCGAAGGAAGGTCTCGGAGAACCAGTTCACGCTCCACATCGTGCGCGAGTCCGAGAGCGGCGCCGCATACGAGGACGAGCTCCGGCATCTCTCGGAGAGCGAACGCGAGGTGACCGGGCTCGTCTTCGCACTGGCTGGCTACCTCGTCCACGACGTCCACGAGGAGGTCCCGTTCATGCTACTGGACTCCCTCGAGGCGATCGATTCCGACCGGATCGCACGGCTCGTCGAACACTTCGAACCGTATCCGCAGTACCTCGTTGCAGCGTTGCTCCCCGAGGACGCAGCCGCCACGTCCGACTCGTACAACTTGCTCACGGAGATCTGA
- a CDS encoding IclR family transcriptional regulator, with protein sequence MDDDQAVIKSVDTSLDIIETLVGADPMTITELAETLDRSPSNVLAHLRTLERRGFAVKEDNRYRPGLRYYEVGNSIKENYPLYEHGTEPADDLAAETGEFVWLMVAEHGWGYYLYKTGGSDAVESGAYTTGSRWHLNATASGKVVLAHMDDETLNEVIDAHGLPSMTPNTITDREELASELETIREQGYASDQEEAAIGIRGVAAPVRGLDGVIGTVSLSGPASRIKSEYFHEEMPRRVMETADIIRIKYNGAAAVDR encoded by the coding sequence ATGGACGACGACCAAGCGGTGATCAAATCGGTCGACACATCCCTGGACATCATCGAGACGCTCGTGGGAGCGGACCCGATGACGATTACGGAGCTGGCAGAGACGCTGGACCGGTCGCCCAGCAACGTCCTGGCACACCTGCGAACGCTTGAGCGCCGGGGATTCGCTGTCAAAGAAGACAACCGCTATCGGCCCGGGCTTCGTTACTACGAAGTGGGAAATAGCATCAAGGAGAACTACCCACTCTACGAGCATGGTACTGAACCTGCGGACGACCTCGCCGCCGAGACCGGGGAGTTCGTCTGGCTGATGGTCGCCGAACACGGCTGGGGATACTATCTGTACAAGACTGGCGGCAGCGACGCCGTCGAGAGCGGGGCCTACACTACGGGCAGCCGATGGCATCTTAACGCGACCGCCAGCGGGAAGGTGGTGCTCGCCCACATGGACGACGAAACGCTGAACGAGGTCATCGACGCGCACGGCCTCCCTTCGATGACGCCGAATACGATTACCGACCGGGAGGAGCTCGCGTCGGAGCTGGAAACGATTCGCGAGCAGGGATATGCCAGCGACCAAGAAGAGGCAGCGATCGGGATTCGCGGCGTCGCCGCTCCAGTGCGTGGACTGGACGGCGTTATCGGCACCGTCTCCCTCTCCGGCCCCGCTAGCCGTATAAAGAGCGAATATTTCCACGAGGAGATGCCGCGACGCGTCATGGAGACGGCCGACATCATCCGCATCAAGTACAACGGTGCGGCAGCGGTCGACCGCTAA
- a CDS encoding VOC family protein produces the protein MEETDSGSNADTRSTVHEDRETLPSEVRIGRTALVVSELAEMTDFYRDVVGLTVLERSDATAVLGVDETPLLVLEHDPDALARHQSGAGLFHNAFRVPSRAALGDALARIRSDWHLGGASDHGVSEALYCTDPEGNGIEIYRDYPREEWPRSDDGTVRMGTYPLDLEPLKAAAAGEAGLPAGTDVGHVHLEVSSLEAFGDFYVDVIGFDVQVSMPAARFVSAGGYHHHLGANTWNQRSKPVDGSGLSWFEVVLPDEAALDAVRDRIADSQYAITEVDDGIAVTGPDEIEVRFRIRV, from the coding sequence ATGGAGGAGACCGACTCCGGGTCGAACGCGGACACTCGATCGACCGTGCACGAAGACCGGGAGACGTTGCCGTCGGAGGTTCGCATCGGACGGACGGCACTCGTGGTGTCCGAGCTCGCGGAGATGACCGACTTCTATCGAGACGTTGTTGGACTCACCGTCCTCGAACGCTCCGATGCGACCGCCGTCCTCGGCGTCGACGAGACGCCGCTCCTCGTGCTGGAGCACGACCCGGACGCACTCGCTCGGCACCAGTCGGGAGCGGGCCTCTTCCACAACGCGTTCAGAGTCCCTTCGCGTGCGGCGCTGGGGGACGCACTGGCTCGCATTCGGTCGGACTGGCACCTCGGTGGCGCGTCCGACCACGGCGTGAGCGAGGCGCTGTACTGTACCGACCCGGAAGGGAACGGCATCGAGATCTATCGCGACTACCCGCGCGAGGAGTGGCCGCGCAGCGACGACGGGACCGTCCGCATGGGCACGTATCCGCTCGATCTCGAACCGCTGAAGGCTGCTGCCGCAGGCGAAGCGGGCCTGCCCGCCGGTACGGACGTCGGGCACGTCCACCTCGAGGTATCATCGCTCGAAGCGTTCGGCGACTTCTACGTAGACGTCATCGGGTTCGACGTACAGGTATCGATGCCAGCCGCGCGTTTCGTCTCCGCCGGGGGCTACCACCACCATCTCGGGGCGAACACGTGGAATCAGCGGTCCAAGCCGGTCGACGGCAGCGGGCTGTCCTGGTTCGAAGTGGTCCTTCCAGACGAGGCGGCACTCGACGCAGTTCGCGACCGAATCGCGGACAGCCAGTACGCCATCACCGAAGTGGACGACGGCATCGCCGTCACCGGACCTGACGAGATCGAGGTGCGATTCCGCATTCGCGTCTAA
- the rdfA gene encoding rod-determining factor RdfA, with amino-acid sequence MTSNSAGGAPSTPKIERVMDEHGLVDMGERLEERWLGTGETDQYSTRQLADYVNKEILRSAIDASDTFTLSGDVEEVYSALTDDEDTGATLVKSRLEQSGIDVEAVTDDFISHQTVHRYLKRNRGVERPQQSPEEKLESAAETIQQLRGRTTAVTEQKIRDLENSGAISVGDFSVLNDIQIICERCGRSHDAPSFFEQGGCDCSAE; translated from the coding sequence ATGACATCGAACTCCGCCGGTGGGGCACCCAGTACGCCGAAGATCGAGCGTGTCATGGACGAACACGGGCTGGTCGATATGGGCGAGCGATTGGAGGAACGATGGCTGGGAACTGGAGAGACAGACCAGTACAGTACGCGGCAGCTCGCCGATTACGTCAACAAGGAGATCCTTCGATCCGCCATCGATGCGAGTGATACGTTCACCCTGAGTGGGGACGTGGAGGAGGTCTACAGCGCACTCACCGACGACGAGGACACGGGCGCGACGCTCGTGAAGTCCCGGCTCGAACAGAGCGGCATCGACGTCGAGGCAGTCACGGACGACTTCATCTCCCACCAAACGGTGCACCGGTACCTGAAACGGAATCGCGGCGTGGAACGACCCCAGCAGAGTCCGGAAGAGAAACTCGAGAGCGCCGCCGAAACGATCCAGCAGCTTCGAGGCCGAACCACTGCCGTAACCGAACAGAAGATCCGAGACCTCGAGAACTCCGGCGCCATCTCCGTCGGCGATTTCAGTGTCCTCAACGACATCCAGATCATCTGCGAGCGCTGCGGCCGGAGTCACGACGCCCCCTCGTTCTTCGAACAGGGCGGCTGTGACTGCAGTGCCGAATGA
- a CDS encoding TetR/AcrR family transcriptional regulator, which yields MSDSPEGAASDPDAEIMRATYRALQEHGYADLTIKRIADEYGKSTAAIHYHYDTKDDLLVAFLDYILDRFVETIHEVETTDPEQRLNLLLDKLLVAPEDHHDLLIAVLEMRSQAPYKDAFGERFQQNDEYVRYMLETVIDRGIQEDVFVDADTEHVARALMTIVDGARARAVVLDESDTLATARRTADEYVSAVLKHETSERE from the coding sequence ATGAGCGACTCCCCGGAAGGGGCCGCTTCCGATCCCGACGCGGAGATCATGCGCGCCACCTACCGCGCACTCCAGGAGCACGGTTACGCCGACCTCACCATCAAGCGGATCGCCGACGAGTACGGAAAGTCGACGGCTGCCATCCATTACCACTACGACACGAAAGACGACCTGCTCGTCGCGTTCCTCGACTACATCCTCGACCGGTTCGTCGAGACGATACACGAGGTCGAGACGACCGATCCCGAACAACGGTTGAACCTACTGCTCGACAAATTACTCGTCGCTCCGGAAGACCACCACGACCTGTTGATCGCCGTCCTCGAGATGCGAAGCCAGGCACCGTACAAGGACGCCTTCGGCGAGCGCTTCCAGCAGAACGACGAGTACGTCCGCTACATGCTCGAGACCGTGATCGATCGCGGCATCCAGGAAGACGTCTTCGTCGACGCCGACACCGAACACGTGGCACGGGCATTGATGACGATCGTCGACGGCGCTCGGGCTCGCGCTGTCGTCCTCGACGAGTCAGATACGCTCGCGACGGCCAGACGAACCGCGGACGAATACGTGAGCGCCGTCCTCAAACACGAGACGAGCGAACGGGAATAG
- a CDS encoding IS6 family transposase produces the protein MQLAGLLMKTLEESHHDVWENERTPTPVRRVGVRLHTAGLSIREMVAILELLGVHPSHDVVWQWKHRLADSEPDPPTAWPSRVAVDETAVQIGPEWYWLYAAVDLDSLYLLDIGVFSRHGTDSAATFLHKPTEKYDVSAAEFLVDSYGYRTVLARLGLSGQVEYSDRNHVEKWFHTFKMRTDRFHTSWVGSRPAVAEWCQRFKRYYNQHRPNQALDGRTPAEVLN, from the coding sequence ATGCAACTCGCAGGCCTCCTCATGAAAACGTTGGAAGAGAGCCACCATGACGTTTGGGAGAACGAGCGCACGCCGACTCCCGTCCGACGGGTCGGGGTGCGCCTCCACACGGCGGGGCTGTCGATCCGGGAGATGGTCGCCATCTTAGAACTGCTGGGAGTCCACCCCTCGCATGACGTGGTCTGGCAGTGGAAGCATCGGCTGGCCGACAGCGAGCCTGACCCGCCGACGGCCTGGCCGTCGCGAGTCGCCGTCGACGAGACCGCTGTCCAGATCGGGCCGGAGTGGTACTGGCTGTATGCGGCGGTCGATCTCGACTCGCTCTATTTGCTGGATATCGGCGTCTTCAGTCGTCATGGCACCGATTCAGCGGCGACGTTCCTGCACAAACCCACCGAGAAATACGACGTCTCTGCGGCTGAATTCCTGGTCGACTCCTACGGCTATCGGACTGTCCTCGCTCGATTAGGGCTGAGCGGTCAGGTCGAGTATAGCGACCGAAACCACGTCGAGAAGTGGTTTCACACGTTCAAAATGCGAACTGACCGCTTCCACACGAGTTGGGTGGGCAGTCGGCCGGCCGTCGCCGAATGGTGCCAGCGGTTCAAACGCTATTACAACCAACATCGGCCGAATCAGGCGCTCGACGGACGAACGCCAGCCGAGGTGCTAAACTAG
- a CDS encoding MATE family efflux transporter, with the protein MKLPSRLRSLFKGPEAFDLTSGSIGKPLFFLSMPIVVTNLFQTAYNLADTFWLGQYDTDALAAISFAFPMVFLLISLGMGISVAGSVLVAQYTGASEEREAEYAASQTVTFAVIASVVLGAIGYVGVDTFLGLLGASQDVLPLATSYMEVISLGLLFMFGFAVFVALMRGYGDTITPMLVMFGSVVLNIILDPFLIFGWTVVENAPLVGTLSFPELGIRGAAIATVFSRALALVVGLAIMFRGNRGVQIHLRDMVPDLSYLRRLVRIGLPASIEGTGRALSMNLLLVVVAMFPDAVVAAYGIGTRVFSVAFLPALAVARGVETMTGQNVGADKPDRAARAAGLAAKVLFGVLTVVGIVAFLFPEPIVSVFVGADQPNGAQVVAVGGEFIRYVALTFGFMGIMRAYTGSFRGAGKTLTAAAISVVTLGVVRFPIAWLTPGPLGETGIWLSFAISNVAGAIIAYAWYRRGTWRDSDLTESRVDVDDPSVEATAGDD; encoded by the coding sequence ATGAAACTGCCAAGCCGTCTCCGTTCGCTCTTCAAGGGCCCCGAAGCGTTCGACCTGACGTCTGGCAGCATCGGGAAGCCGCTGTTCTTCCTCTCGATGCCGATCGTCGTCACGAACCTCTTCCAGACCGCGTACAACCTCGCGGACACGTTCTGGCTCGGCCAGTACGACACCGACGCGCTCGCCGCGATCAGCTTCGCGTTCCCGATGGTGTTCTTGCTCATCTCCCTCGGCATGGGCATCTCCGTCGCGGGGAGCGTCCTCGTCGCACAGTACACCGGCGCGAGCGAGGAACGCGAAGCCGAGTACGCCGCCTCCCAGACGGTGACGTTTGCCGTCATCGCCTCGGTCGTCCTCGGTGCCATCGGGTACGTCGGCGTCGACACGTTCCTGGGTCTGCTTGGTGCGTCACAGGACGTGCTGCCACTCGCGACGAGCTACATGGAGGTCATCTCGCTCGGCCTCCTGTTCATGTTCGGGTTCGCGGTCTTCGTCGCACTCATGCGCGGCTACGGCGACACCATCACCCCGATGCTCGTCATGTTCGGATCGGTCGTTCTCAACATCATTCTTGACCCGTTCCTCATCTTCGGCTGGACGGTCGTCGAGAACGCGCCCCTCGTCGGCACGCTCTCGTTTCCCGAACTCGGGATCCGGGGCGCGGCCATCGCCACCGTGTTCTCGCGAGCGCTCGCGCTCGTCGTCGGGCTGGCGATCATGTTCCGCGGGAACCGCGGCGTCCAGATCCACCTCCGTGACATGGTTCCCGATCTCTCGTATCTCCGCCGACTCGTCCGCATCGGCCTGCCGGCGTCCATCGAAGGAACCGGCCGTGCGCTATCGATGAACCTCCTCCTGGTCGTCGTTGCGATGTTCCCGGACGCGGTCGTTGCCGCGTACGGCATCGGGACGCGCGTCTTCTCCGTCGCGTTCCTCCCCGCTCTCGCCGTCGCTCGCGGCGTCGAGACGATGACCGGCCAGAACGTCGGGGCCGACAAACCCGACCGCGCCGCACGAGCCGCAGGACTGGCGGCGAAAGTCCTCTTCGGCGTCCTCACGGTCGTCGGAATCGTCGCGTTCCTGTTCCCGGAACCGATCGTGTCCGTGTTCGTCGGTGCCGACCAGCCGAACGGCGCCCAAGTCGTCGCCGTCGGCGGCGAATTCATCCGGTACGTCGCGTTGACGTTCGGATTCATGGGCATCATGCGGGCGTACACGGGGAGCTTCCGCGGTGCCGGGAAGACGCTCACTGCAGCGGCCATCTCCGTGGTGACGCTCGGCGTCGTCCGCTTCCCGATCGCGTGGCTCACTCCGGGCCCGCTCGGCGAGACGGGCATCTGGCTCTCGTTCGCGATCTCGAACGTCGCCGGAGCGATCATCGCCTACGCGTGGTACCGTCGCGGCACGTGGCGCGATAGTGACCTGACCGAATCCAGGGTCGACGTCGACGATCCGAGCGTCGAGGCGACGGCTGGCGACGACTGA
- a CDS encoding ribonuclease HI family protein, translated as MTDERLPAEHLSPVAALVDEVLAGVGYEVPAAIDAIDDAVPGHGGLFDPTTTPAELRRALERLLTSELAGPPVPEATSDAFVLYVDGSSRGNPGPAGAGAVIVDASEEQLARLGRPVGARTGNNVAEYAALQLGLSELLARYEPRRLEVRIDSMTVIRDVWGGDDPTEPGVETYSESITAALSRIPDHEYTHLADSDPNPADALATVGADVAAIGPG; from the coding sequence GTGACCGACGAACGCCTGCCGGCCGAACACCTCTCGCCAGTCGCCGCGCTCGTCGACGAGGTCCTCGCGGGCGTCGGCTACGAGGTGCCTGCTGCGATCGACGCCATCGACGACGCCGTCCCCGGTCACGGTGGTCTGTTCGACCCGACGACGACTCCGGCCGAGTTGCGTCGCGCGCTCGAGCGCCTGTTGACCTCCGAACTCGCCGGGCCGCCCGTCCCCGAGGCGACGAGCGACGCGTTCGTCCTCTACGTCGACGGGAGTTCGCGTGGCAACCCCGGGCCCGCAGGAGCGGGCGCCGTCATCGTGGACGCTTCGGAGGAGCAACTCGCCCGCCTGGGTCGCCCCGTCGGCGCTCGAACCGGGAACAACGTCGCCGAGTACGCCGCCCTCCAGCTCGGCCTCTCTGAACTGCTGGCTCGCTACGAGCCGCGCCGGCTGGAGGTCCGCATCGACTCGATGACGGTCATCCGGGACGTCTGGGGCGGCGACGACCCGACGGAACCAGGCGTCGAGACGTACAGCGAGTCGATCACGGCGGCGCTGTCGAGGATACCGGATCACGAGTACACGCATCTCGCCGACAGCGACCCGAATCCCGCCGACGCCCTCGCGACGGTCGGCGCCGACGTCGCGGCCATCGGACCAGGGTAG